A region from the Dehalococcoidia bacterium genome encodes:
- a CDS encoding type I CRISPR-associated protein Cas7, with translation DPDAGNLPRVDPETMQGIITDVCLKRKIRNYVDLLYSANYNNLDHDEQGYGIFVRDSGVALNAKIRDAAEQLGVEKSKKRENRDIRDELCKRYYDIRTFGAVLSTGDYNAGQVRG, from the coding sequence GCGATCCTGATGCGGGCAACCTGCCGCGCGTCGACCCCGAAACAATGCAGGGCATCATCACTGATGTCTGCCTCAAGCGCAAAATCCGCAACTATGTCGACCTGCTGTACAGCGCAAACTATAACAACCTTGACCACGACGAGCAGGGCTACGGTATCTTCGTGCGCGACAGCGGCGTGGCGCTCAACGCCAAGATACGCGACGCCGCCGAGCAGCTGGGCGTGGAGAAGAGCAAGAAGCGCGAGAACCGCGACATCCGTGACGAGCTATGCAAACGCTATTACGACATTCGCACTTTCGGCGCGGTGCTTAGCACTGGCGATTACAACGCGGGACAGGTGCGCGGA